A single Pseudomonas brassicacearum DNA region contains:
- a CDS encoding XRE family transcriptional regulator — translation MNYLDTSVLPELADRLVYAMEQRNMVQDRLATAAGCTQTTIQKLTSGKSQKSRFIAAIARALQVDVDWLELGTIPPSSKEQTESKQAVDGAPVILGELSTWDDTTPLDDDEVALPLYKEVEMASGIGRSAVQIDAYRKVRFSSYTLRKAGIDPKNAACATNSGNSNHPLILDKATIGIDKGMTRIIDGQLYALDHDGLLRVKFVYRLPGGSIRLRSFNRAEYADEDYTLDQVMEQRIQIIGRVFWWSTLNPANSTLL, via the coding sequence ATGAATTATCTCGATACCTCAGTGCTTCCAGAGCTGGCGGACCGCTTGGTCTACGCCATGGAGCAACGCAACATGGTGCAGGATCGACTTGCTACTGCAGCAGGGTGCACACAGACCACCATCCAAAAACTCACCTCTGGAAAAAGCCAGAAGAGCCGATTTATTGCTGCCATTGCGCGAGCCCTTCAAGTGGATGTGGACTGGCTGGAACTGGGCACGATTCCTCCATCCTCGAAAGAGCAAACGGAATCAAAGCAGGCAGTAGACGGAGCCCCTGTCATATTAGGCGAGCTATCCACATGGGATGACACCACCCCTCTGGATGACGATGAAGTTGCATTGCCTCTTTACAAAGAAGTCGAAATGGCATCAGGCATTGGAAGGTCGGCAGTACAAATAGATGCATACCGTAAGGTTCGCTTTTCCAGCTACACATTGAGAAAGGCTGGCATTGATCCCAAGAACGCCGCTTGTGCTACCAATAGCGGTAACTCAAACCACCCTCTCATCTTAGATAAAGCCACAATCGGCATAGATAAAGGCATGACCCGGATCATAGACGGCCAGCTCTACGCCTTGGATCATGACGGACTGCTGCGGGTTAAGTTTGTCTACCGCTTACCTGGCGGATCTATCCGATTGCGCAGTTTCAACCGCGCCGAATATGCGGACGAAGACTACACGCTGGATCAGGTTATGGAACAACGAATCCAGATTATTGGCCGCGTCTTCTGGTGGTCGACGCTTAACCCTGCAAACTCAACACTGCTCTGA
- a CDS encoding phage antirepressor KilAC domain-containing protein encodes MERNLEKTAKHFGLTRPALIKLMREKGLLTDRNLPAFPVRDREYLRVKDSNWYHDTLGMQYSQSTRVRQAGIPWLAEQLGLDLPAIPADNRDVA; translated from the coding sequence ATGGAGCGCAATCTCGAAAAGACCGCCAAGCACTTCGGCCTGACCCGTCCCGCCCTGATCAAGCTCATGCGTGAGAAGGGTCTGCTCACCGACCGCAACCTGCCGGCGTTCCCCGTCCGCGACCGTGAATACCTTCGGGTCAAGGACAGCAACTGGTACCACGACACGCTGGGCATGCAGTACAGCCAATCGACACGCGTCCGGCAGGCCGGCATCCCCTGGCTAGCGGAGCAACTGGGCCTCGACCTTCCTGCCATCCCGGCAGACAACCGTGACGTGGCCTAG
- a CDS encoding pyocin activator PrtN family protein — protein sequence MKDISQNPLRLMPAPETATVELLYRTFGDVLIPLEKLRVQYFRNLNEQSFAAEITSGRIQLPVTTLDSSRKAPKYAHIRHVAALIDIQAYKADEVHAKAQADATEETQS from the coding sequence ATGAAAGACATCAGCCAGAACCCGCTGCGCCTGATGCCAGCACCGGAGACGGCCACCGTCGAGCTGCTGTATCGCACCTTCGGCGACGTGCTTATCCCCCTCGAAAAGCTGCGCGTGCAGTACTTCCGCAACCTCAACGAGCAGTCGTTTGCAGCCGAAATCACCAGCGGTCGCATTCAACTGCCCGTGACCACGCTGGACAGCAGCCGCAAGGCACCGAAGTACGCGCATATCCGCCACGTCGCGGCACTGATCGACATCCAGGCCTACAAGGCCGACGAAGTCCACGCGAAGGCCCAGGCCGACGCAACTGAAGAAACCCAATCGTAA
- a CDS encoding phosphohydrolase, whose product MNWILTQTGKRFDLFEPDADMIDPRDIAHALAHLCRFNGHTREFYSVAQHSCLVADLVPAEHKLAALLHDATEAYIGDMVRPLKQWMHAYQDVETWIWDRICTRFSLDQDLPVSVTQADLIALATERRDLMPSDPATWDCLVGIEPAPERIRSWSPTEARLTYHQRLMDQLAIEHRRKAA is encoded by the coding sequence ATGAACTGGATTCTCACCCAAACCGGCAAGCGCTTTGACTTGTTCGAGCCGGACGCCGACATGATCGACCCACGGGACATTGCGCACGCGCTCGCTCATTTGTGCCGCTTCAACGGCCACACCCGCGAGTTCTACAGCGTGGCCCAGCATAGTTGCTTGGTTGCGGATCTGGTGCCGGCCGAGCACAAGCTCGCCGCCTTGCTCCACGACGCCACCGAAGCCTACATCGGCGACATGGTGCGGCCGCTCAAACAGTGGATGCACGCCTACCAGGACGTCGAGACCTGGATCTGGGATCGCATTTGCACTCGCTTCAGCCTCGATCAGGACCTGCCGGTATCCGTCACCCAAGCCGACCTGATCGCCCTGGCCACCGAACGCCGCGACCTGATGCCATCCGACCCGGCCACATGGGATTGCCTTGTCGGCATCGAACCCGCGCCCGAGCGCATCCGGTCGTGGTCACCCACCGAAGCCCGGCTCACCTACCACCAGCGCCTGATGGACCAACTCGCTATCGAACACCGGAGGAAAGCGGCATGA
- a CDS encoding site-specific integrase: MRFTWNGQRRCETLPYPQTPKGIKAASDLRANVTSLIKHGVLDDQRYAELFPNSTYATYSATPRFGEYAQEWLNSREVVAGTRKNYRASLNLYWMPHLALLPVDGITSVLLRKIVASTEWKSPGVKRSAIQRLTTVFSTAVKDGLINRNPVESIELPVKTKKPIDPFTVAEANAIIEHLYKTLNHTMRIYAAYFEFAFYTGMRPSEIAALRWDEVDKQKRLATVCRIVADYKIEERTKTRNERQVMLNSRAMHAIEVAEQIAEQRAKQSRRKQPKSPYVFPPTKNFEFIQQSSVTDKHFQAALTELEIRARRQYNCRHTYATMCLMAGMNPAFIATQLGHSVQMLLSTYARWINSSTDWGELGKLENSLIGTKLVQTEQVPS; the protein is encoded by the coding sequence ATTCGCTTCACCTGGAACGGGCAACGCCGTTGCGAAACCCTCCCCTATCCCCAGACACCGAAAGGCATTAAAGCGGCATCCGATCTACGCGCTAACGTAACCAGCCTGATCAAGCATGGCGTTCTCGACGACCAACGCTATGCCGAGCTGTTCCCCAACTCCACTTATGCCACCTACTCCGCTACTCCCCGCTTCGGGGAGTATGCCCAGGAGTGGTTAAACAGTCGGGAGGTGGTAGCAGGCACCCGCAAGAACTATCGAGCGTCCCTCAATCTGTATTGGATGCCTCACTTAGCCCTGCTACCCGTCGACGGCATCACCTCGGTGCTGTTGCGCAAAATCGTAGCCAGCACAGAATGGAAATCGCCGGGCGTTAAGCGCTCGGCAATCCAGCGGCTGACGACGGTGTTCAGCACCGCCGTCAAAGACGGCCTGATCAATCGCAACCCGGTCGAGTCCATCGAGCTTCCCGTGAAAACGAAAAAGCCCATCGACCCCTTCACGGTGGCAGAGGCCAACGCCATCATCGAACACCTCTATAAGACGTTGAACCATACGATGCGGATCTATGCGGCTTACTTCGAGTTCGCCTTCTATACCGGCATGCGCCCTAGCGAGATAGCGGCCCTCCGGTGGGACGAGGTAGACAAGCAGAAACGCTTAGCCACCGTGTGTCGGATCGTCGCGGACTATAAGATCGAGGAGCGCACCAAAACCCGCAATGAACGGCAAGTGATGCTCAATAGCCGGGCCATGCACGCCATCGAGGTCGCCGAGCAAATTGCCGAACAACGTGCGAAACAGAGCCGTAGGAAGCAGCCGAAATCGCCCTATGTGTTCCCACCCACGAAGAATTTCGAGTTCATCCAGCAGTCCAGCGTCACCGACAAACACTTCCAGGCGGCACTGACCGAATTGGAGATTCGCGCCCGTCGGCAATACAACTGCCGACACACATACGCTACCATGTGCCTCATGGCGGGTATGAACCCTGCATTTATTGCCACTCAGCTAGGTCACAGCGTTCAGATGTTGCTCTCGACCTATGCCCGATGGATCAACTCCAGCACCGACTGGGGCGAACTCGGGAAACTCGAAAACAGCTTGATTGGTACAAAATTGGTACAGACAGAACAAGTACCCTCCTGA
- the folE gene encoding GTP cyclohydrolase I FolE, translated as MTLEQNYTAILGQLGEDVSREGLLDTPKRAAKAMQYLCRGYEQTLEEVTNGALFSSDNSEMVLVKDIELYSLCEHHLLPFIGKAHVAYIPSGKVLGLSKVARIVDMYARRLQIQENLSRQIADAVQQVTGALGVAVVIEAKHMCMMMRGVEKQNSSMITSVMLGEFRENAATRSEFLSLIK; from the coding sequence GTGACACTGGAACAGAATTACACCGCGATTCTCGGCCAACTGGGCGAGGACGTTTCCCGCGAGGGCCTGCTCGACACGCCCAAGCGCGCTGCCAAGGCCATGCAGTACCTCTGCCGCGGTTACGAACAGACCCTGGAAGAAGTCACCAACGGTGCCTTGTTCAGCTCCGACAACAGCGAGATGGTGCTGGTCAAGGACATCGAGTTGTACTCGTTGTGCGAACACCACCTGCTGCCTTTCATTGGCAAGGCTCATGTGGCCTACATCCCGAGCGGCAAGGTGCTGGGGCTGTCGAAAGTCGCGCGCATCGTCGACATGTATGCGCGTCGCCTGCAGATCCAGGAAAACCTCAGCCGCCAGATCGCCGATGCAGTCCAGCAAGTGACCGGCGCCCTGGGCGTGGCGGTGGTGATCGAGGCCAAGCACATGTGCATGATGATGCGCGGTGTGGAAAAACAGAATTCCTCGATGATCACCTCGGTGATGCTCGGCGAGTTCCGGGAAAACGCCGCCACGCGCAGCGAATTCCTCAGCCTCATCAAGTAA
- a CDS encoding glutathione S-transferase N-terminal domain-containing protein, with product MIVKALRVGLGQLIIFIDFITRPGKKQRPAEAQAQVEQAARSLTLYQFHACPFCVKTRRTLRRLNVPVALRDAKNNEQDRQALLEQGGRIKVPCLRIEENGETTWMYESKVIIDYLDKRFSAA from the coding sequence GTGATCGTCAAAGCGCTTCGGGTTGGCTTGGGCCAGCTCATCATCTTCATCGACTTCATCACCCGCCCGGGCAAGAAACAGCGCCCGGCCGAGGCCCAGGCGCAGGTCGAGCAGGCCGCTCGCAGCCTGACGCTGTATCAGTTCCACGCCTGCCCGTTCTGCGTGAAGACCCGCCGCACCCTGCGCCGCCTCAACGTGCCGGTGGCCCTGCGCGATGCGAAAAACAACGAGCAGGATCGCCAGGCACTGCTGGAGCAAGGCGGCAGGATCAAAGTACCTTGCCTGCGTATTGAAGAAAATGGCGAGACCACCTGGATGTATGAGTCCAAGGTGATCATTGATTATCTGGATAAGCGGTTCTCGGCAGCCTGA
- a CDS encoding PLP-dependent aminotransferase family protein, whose protein sequence is MAFSERVSRLKSSLIREILAAAQRPEVMSFAGGLPAEAMLPKVEWAAMPLSMGQYGMSEGEPALREALAAQARGLGVACEASQVLVVSGSQQTLDLAAKLHIDVGTQVMLEAPTYLAALQIFQLFGADCITVPLEADGPDLKQLRARLEQHRPAFIYLIPTFQNPSAVRYSEAKRDAVAALLDEFGVTLIEDEPYRELTFDGGSATPIVSRLKKASWIYTGTVSKTLLPGLRVGYLIASPDLFPHLLRLKQSADLHTNRIGQWQALQWIGTEQYRSHLSELREFYRDRRDRFQAALQKHFCDIADWNVPQGGLFFWLTLRQPLDTRTLLPAALAADVAFMPGEPFFPEPDQHPGHLRLNFSHIDPARLDEGLKRLAGVVREALAVKAA, encoded by the coding sequence ATGGCTTTTTCCGAACGTGTCTCGCGCCTCAAAAGTTCTTTGATTCGAGAAATCCTTGCAGCGGCGCAGCGCCCTGAAGTGATGTCGTTCGCCGGCGGCCTGCCGGCCGAAGCCATGTTGCCGAAAGTGGAATGGGCAGCCATGCCGTTGTCCATGGGCCAATACGGCATGAGCGAAGGCGAACCCGCCCTGCGCGAAGCCCTGGCGGCCCAGGCGCGGGGGCTGGGCGTGGCGTGTGAGGCGAGTCAGGTGCTGGTGGTCAGTGGCTCTCAGCAAACCCTCGACCTGGCGGCCAAGTTGCACATCGACGTGGGCACGCAGGTGATGCTCGAAGCGCCGACGTATCTGGCCGCGTTGCAGATTTTCCAACTGTTCGGCGCCGACTGCATCACCGTGCCCCTGGAGGCCGACGGTCCGGACCTGAAACAGTTGCGGGCCCGCCTGGAGCAGCATCGGCCAGCGTTCATTTACCTGATTCCGACGTTCCAGAACCCCTCGGCGGTGCGTTACAGCGAAGCCAAGCGCGATGCGGTGGCGGCGCTGTTAGACGAATTTGGCGTGACCTTGATCGAGGACGAACCCTACCGCGAGCTGACGTTCGATGGTGGCAGTGCCACGCCGATTGTCAGTCGCTTGAAGAAGGCCAGTTGGATCTACACCGGCACCGTGTCCAAAACCCTGTTGCCGGGGCTGCGGGTGGGTTACCTGATCGCCAGTCCGGATTTGTTCCCGCACCTGTTGCGACTCAAGCAGTCGGCGGACTTGCACACCAATCGCATCGGCCAATGGCAGGCGCTGCAATGGATCGGCACCGAGCAGTACCGCAGCCATTTGAGTGAGTTGAGGGAGTTCTACCGGGATCGTCGCGATCGGTTCCAGGCGGCGCTGCAAAAGCACTTCTGCGACATCGCGGACTGGAACGTGCCCCAGGGTGGGTTGTTTTTCTGGCTGACTCTAAGGCAACCGCTGGACACCCGCACCTTGCTCCCCGCCGCGTTGGCGGCCGACGTTGCGTTCATGCCAGGGGAGCCGTTCTTTCCTGAGCCGGACCAGCATCCGGGGCACTTGCGCTTGAACTTCAGCCACATCGACCCGGCGCGGTTGGATGAGGGGCTCAAGCGGTTGGCGGGGGTGGTGCGGGAGGCGTTGGCGGTAAAGGCAGCCTGA
- a CDS encoding MarR family winged helix-turn-helix transcriptional regulator, which produces MLDLKNPISQQKAMEAFFFGYQAFTAKADEMLERRGLSRVHQRIVFFVARYPSLSVKELLALLGVSKQALNMPLRQLMEMHLVNSVASETDKRKRLLELTTEGERFEQALRREQVKLLERVFAEAGEEAVNGWLAVNLGLGKGQVAVD; this is translated from the coding sequence ATGCTTGACCTTAAAAACCCGATTTCCCAACAAAAGGCCATGGAAGCGTTCTTCTTCGGTTACCAGGCGTTTACCGCCAAGGCCGATGAAATGCTCGAGCGTCGTGGGTTGAGCCGGGTGCACCAGCGCATCGTTTTTTTCGTCGCCCGCTACCCATCCCTGAGCGTGAAGGAACTGCTGGCGCTGCTCGGGGTAAGCAAGCAGGCGCTGAACATGCCGTTGCGGCAACTGATGGAAATGCACCTGGTGAACAGCGTCGCGTCCGAGACCGACAAGCGCAAGCGGCTGCTGGAGCTGACGACCGAGGGCGAGCGGTTCGAGCAGGCGTTACGGCGTGAGCAGGTGAAATTGCTGGAGCGGGTGTTTGCCGAGGCTGGGGAGGAGGCGGTGAATGGGTGGTTGGCGGTGAATCTGGGGTTGGGGAAGGGTCAGGTGGCTGTCGACTGA
- a CDS encoding NCS2 family permease, producing the protein MESRKPEAQTLDLSPPLRSGWLERLFKLSLHGTTVKTELIAGLTTFITMAYIIFVNPNIMADAGIDHGAAFVATCIAAALGCLLMGLYANWPVGLAPGMGLNAFFTYTVVGTMGYNWETALGAVFVSGVLFMFLTLSRVREWLLNSIPVSLRFAMGAGVGLFLGLIGLKTAGIIVDSPATLIKLGSLREPGPLLAAVCFLMIAVLSYHRVFGAILISIIAVTLAGWGLGLVQYNGVMSTPPSLAPTWMAMDVAGVFNVSMISVVLAFLFVHMFDTAGTLMGVAQRAGLVKADGKIENLSRALKADSASSVFGAMVGVPPVTSYVESAAGVAAGGRTGLTAVTVGVLFIAAMFFAPLAGMIPAYATAGALIYVAMLMMGGMAHIEWDEATDSIPAIVTAIMMPLTFSVADGIALGFITYVVLKAGTGKHKEISVSLWVLCAIFIAKFIFL; encoded by the coding sequence GTGGAAAGCCGCAAACCCGAAGCCCAGACGCTGGACCTCTCGCCGCCGCTACGTAGTGGCTGGCTGGAACGCCTCTTCAAACTCAGCTTGCATGGCACCACGGTGAAAACCGAGCTGATTGCCGGCCTGACGACCTTCATCACCATGGCCTACATCATCTTCGTCAACCCCAACATCATGGCCGATGCCGGCATCGATCACGGCGCCGCATTCGTCGCCACCTGCATCGCTGCGGCCCTGGGTTGCCTGTTGATGGGCCTGTACGCCAACTGGCCGGTGGGCCTGGCGCCAGGCATGGGCTTGAACGCTTTCTTCACCTACACCGTGGTCGGCACCATGGGCTACAACTGGGAAACCGCGTTGGGTGCGGTGTTCGTTTCCGGTGTGCTGTTCATGTTCCTGACCCTGTCACGGGTGCGGGAGTGGCTGCTCAACAGCATTCCGGTGAGCCTGCGGTTTGCCATGGGCGCGGGGGTCGGATTGTTCCTCGGGCTGATCGGTCTGAAAACCGCCGGGATCATCGTCGACAGCCCCGCCACCCTGATCAAGCTCGGCTCGTTGCGTGAGCCCGGTCCGCTGTTGGCCGCGGTGTGCTTCCTGATGATCGCCGTGCTCAGCTATCACCGTGTGTTCGGCGCGATCCTGATCAGCATCATCGCTGTGACCCTGGCCGGTTGGGGCCTGGGATTGGTGCAGTACAACGGCGTCATGTCGACACCACCGAGCCTGGCCCCCACCTGGATGGCGATGGACGTGGCCGGTGTGTTCAACGTCAGCATGATCAGCGTGGTCCTGGCCTTCCTGTTCGTGCACATGTTCGACACCGCCGGCACCCTGATGGGCGTGGCCCAGCGCGCCGGCCTGGTGAAAGCCGATGGCAAGATCGAGAACCTGTCCCGCGCCTTGAAAGCCGACAGCGCCTCCAGCGTCTTCGGCGCCATGGTCGGCGTGCCGCCAGTGACCAGCTACGTGGAAAGCGCCGCCGGTGTGGCCGCCGGTGGCCGCACCGGGCTTACCGCCGTGACCGTCGGTGTGCTATTTATTGCCGCCATGTTCTTCGCACCGCTGGCCGGGATGATCCCGGCCTACGCCACGGCCGGGGCCTTGATCTACGTCGCGATGCTGATGATGGGCGGCATGGCCCACATCGAATGGGACGAAGCGACCGACAGCATCCCGGCCATCGTCACGGCCATCATGATGCCCCTGACGTTCTCGGTCGCCGACGGTATCGCACTGGGTTTCATCACCTATGTGGTGCTCAAGGCCGGCACGGGTAAACACAAGGAAATCTCCGTGAGCCTGTGGGTGCTCTGCGCGATCTTCATCGCCAAGTTCATCTTCTTGTAA
- a CDS encoding LysE family translocator: MNLETWLLFSGAALVVILIPGPLSLLMIGNSLNYGLRRSYPAFLGGVIASICLLSASALGLGALLMASEQLFSALKIVGALYLFYLAWQSWQQSRQPSQGTDVPQAATVPRFRALFGRAFVLGASNPKDILFFAAFLPQFLSAEQAFMPQLLIMIATWTVLDLLCKLAYGLGAHGAARYLRTGKGQGWFNRVSAGLFGGAGAASLLSR; the protein is encoded by the coding sequence ATGAATCTGGAAACCTGGCTGTTGTTCAGTGGTGCCGCCTTGGTGGTGATCCTCATCCCCGGCCCGTTGTCGTTGTTGATGATCGGCAATAGCCTGAACTACGGCCTGCGCCGCTCGTACCCGGCGTTCCTGGGTGGGGTGATTGCCTCGATCTGCCTGCTGAGCGCCTCGGCGCTGGGGCTTGGTGCATTGTTGATGGCCTCGGAGCAGTTGTTCAGTGCCCTGAAGATTGTCGGTGCCCTGTACCTGTTTTATCTGGCCTGGCAGAGCTGGCAGCAATCGCGCCAGCCGTCCCAAGGCACCGACGTGCCGCAAGCCGCCACCGTCCCGCGCTTTCGCGCCCTCTTCGGCCGGGCGTTCGTGCTGGGTGCGAGCAACCCGAAAGACATCCTGTTCTTCGCCGCTTTCCTGCCGCAGTTCTTGAGCGCCGAACAAGCGTTCATGCCGCAGTTGCTTATCATGATCGCCACCTGGACCGTACTCGACCTGCTGTGCAAATTGGCCTACGGCCTTGGCGCCCACGGCGCGGCGCGATATCTGCGCACGGGTAAAGGCCAGGGCTGGTTCAACCGGGTCAGTGCCGGGTTGTTTGGCGGTGCGGGGGCGGCCTCCCTGCTGAGCCGCTAA
- the uraH gene encoding hydroxyisourate hydrolase, with amino-acid sequence MGRLTTHVLDAAHGCPGSSIKVELYRVEGSQLQLVASALTNSDGRCDAPLLQGDDYRSGVYQIQFHAGDYYRARGVQLSEPAFLDVVVLRFGISAEQEHYHVPLLISPYAYSTYRGS; translated from the coding sequence ATGGGACGTTTGACTACTCACGTTTTGGATGCTGCACACGGCTGCCCGGGCAGCTCGATCAAAGTCGAGTTGTACCGTGTGGAAGGTTCGCAACTGCAACTGGTCGCCAGCGCGCTGACCAACAGCGACGGTCGCTGCGACGCGCCGTTGCTGCAAGGGGATGACTACCGTTCGGGCGTCTATCAGATTCAATTCCATGCCGGCGATTACTACCGCGCCCGTGGTGTCCAGTTGTCCGAACCGGCGTTCCTGGATGTGGTCGTGCTGCGCTTCGGCATTTCGGCCGAGCAGGAGCATTACCACGTGCCCTTGCTGATTTCGCCTTACGCTTATTCAACCTATCGAGGCAGTTGA
- the puuE gene encoding allantoinase PuuE, translating to MSADYPRDLIGYGSNPPHPQWPGNARIALSFVLNYEEGGERNILHGDKESEAFLSEMVAAQPLQGERNMSMESLYEYGSRAGVWRILKLFKEFDIPLTIFAVAMAAQRHPDVIRAMVAAGHEICSHGYRWIDYQYMDEAQEREHMLEAIRILTEITGERPLGWYTGRTGPNTRRLVMEEGGFLYDSDTYDDDLPYWEPNTPDGKPHLVIPYTLDTNDMRFTQVQGFNKGDDFFQYLKDAFDVLYAEGAEAPKMLSIGLHCRLIGRPARLASLKRFLEYAKGHEQVWFSRRVDIARHWHQTHPCPQASKSGASK from the coding sequence GTGAGCGCTGACTACCCACGCGACCTGATCGGTTACGGCAGTAACCCGCCCCATCCCCAGTGGCCGGGCAATGCCCGCATCGCCCTGTCCTTCGTGCTCAATTACGAAGAAGGCGGCGAGCGCAACATCCTGCATGGCGACAAGGAATCCGAGGCGTTCCTCTCGGAAATGGTCGCGGCGCAACCGCTGCAGGGCGAGCGCAACATGAGCATGGAATCGCTGTACGAGTATGGCAGCCGTGCCGGGGTCTGGCGGATCCTCAAGCTGTTCAAGGAATTCGATATCCCGCTGACCATCTTCGCCGTGGCCATGGCCGCCCAGCGCCATCCAGACGTGATCCGCGCCATGGTTGCCGCCGGTCACGAAATCTGCAGCCACGGCTATCGCTGGATCGACTACCAATACATGGATGAGGCCCAGGAACGCGAGCACATGCTCGAAGCGATCCGCATCCTCACCGAAATCACCGGCGAGCGTCCGCTGGGTTGGTACACCGGTCGTACCGGCCCCAATACCCGCCGACTGGTCATGGAGGAAGGTGGTTTTCTCTATGACAGCGACACCTATGACGACGACCTGCCCTACTGGGAACCAAACACCCCCGACGGCAAGCCGCACCTGGTGATCCCCTACACCCTCGACACCAACGACATGCGCTTTACCCAAGTGCAGGGTTTCAACAAGGGCGATGATTTCTTCCAATACCTCAAGGACGCCTTCGACGTGCTGTATGCCGAAGGCGCCGAAGCCCCCAAGATGCTCTCCATCGGCTTGCACTGCCGCCTGATCGGCCGTCCTGCCCGCCTGGCGTCCCTCAAGCGCTTCCTTGAATATGCCAAGGGTCATGAACAGGTCTGGTTCAGCCGTCGCGTCGACATCGCCCGCCACTGGCACCAGACCCACCCGTGCCCACAAGCTTCGAAATCAGGAGCTTCGAAATGA
- the uraD gene encoding 2-oxo-4-hydroxy-4-carboxy-5-ureidoimidazoline decarboxylase: MTAFQTLKPSTLSRDAFVRAFADIYEHSPWVAEKAFDLGQDPSIDQIETLHQRMSDILLSADHASQLALINAHPDLAGKAAVQGQLTEASTNEQAGAGIHQCSSDEFQRFTELNDAYKAKFKFPFIMAVKGSNRHQILAAFETRIHHSVATEFKCALAEINKIALFRLLTL, from the coding sequence ATGACTGCCTTCCAGACCCTCAAGCCTTCCACCTTGAGCCGTGACGCCTTCGTCCGGGCTTTTGCCGATATCTACGAACATTCGCCATGGGTCGCCGAAAAGGCTTTCGACCTGGGTCAGGACCCGTCGATCGACCAGATCGAAACCCTGCACCAGCGCATGAGCGATATCCTGTTGAGCGCCGATCACGCCAGCCAACTGGCGCTGATCAACGCTCACCCGGACCTGGCCGGCAAAGCCGCCGTTCAGGGCCAACTGACCGAAGCCAGCACGAACGAACAGGCCGGCGCCGGTATTCACCAATGCTCGAGCGATGAGTTTCAGCGCTTCACTGAGCTGAACGACGCCTATAAGGCAAAGTTCAAGTTTCCCTTCATCATGGCGGTAAAAGGCAGCAACCGGCATCAGATCCTCGCGGCGTTCGAAACGCGCATCCATCACTCGGTAGCCACCGAATTCAAATGCGCGCTGGCAGAGATCAACAAGATCGCGTTGTTCCGATTACTGACCCTTTAG